AATGCTAAGAGCGCACGATCCTAACAAAGAAAAAACATCATTATTAGATCGTTTCTTTGTTCGATTCAACAGATGGTTTGACAACATTACGTCAAAATACATCAAAGTCCTTTCTAAATTTGCAGATCGCAGCTCTATAACGATAGGTCTTTTGGTTCTATTCTGTGTTCTTACTTGGGGTACATCTGTATTTTTACCTTCGGGATTTATCCCTGCTGAAGATCAAGGGATGGTATATGTAAATGTTACTACACCACAAGGAGCAACTGTAGAACGTACAGACAAAGTGCTTGATGAGGTAACTCGCATTGCAAAAGAAATTGAAGGAGTTGATAACGTTACAACACTAGCTGGTTATAGCATTGTTACTGAAATTGCTGGTGCATCATACGGAATGGGAATGATCAACCTTAAAGGTTGGGATGACAGAGACATATCTGTAAATGAATTTATTGCTCTACTAAGTGAGAGAACAAAAGGAATTGCTGATGCTCAGATTGAAATTTTCGCACCTCCTACCGTTCCTGGATTTGGTAATACCAGTGGTTTTGAAATGCGTTTGCTTGATAAATCAGGTGGATCGATTAGCAATACAGATGAGGTTACAAAAAACTTTATTAAGGAATTAAATGCTTCACCAGAAATTCAAAATTCATTCTCGAGTTTTGATGCTACTTTCCCTCAATATCTAATCCACATTGATTATGATATGGCGGCCAAAAAGGGTGTTTCTGTAGATAATGCTATGTCTACTTTACAGACTATGTTGGGCTCATTTTATGCTACAAACTTTATTCGCTTTTCACAAATGTATAAAGTAATGGTACAAGCAAGTCCTGAGTTTAGAAAAAACCCAGAAAGCATTCTCGATATGTATCTTAAAAATGATGCTGGCGAAATGGTTCCGTTCTCTACATTTATAAAATTAGAGCGCGTTTACGGACCAGAAGTGCTTACTCGTTACAACATGTATATGTCGGCTATGATTAACGGAGAGCCTGCTGCAGGTTTCAGTTCTGGAGAAGCTATTGCTGCTGTAGAGAAACTTGCTGCCGAAAAACTCCCAAGTAAATTTGAATTAGAATGGTCTGGTATGACTCGTGAAGAGATTTTATCTGGAAACCAAACAATATACATTTTTGCCCTGTGCTTACTTTTTGTTTACTTATTACTTGCTGCTCAATACGAGAGTTTACTACTGCCCTTCCCTGTGCTTTTATCGCTTCCAGTTGGTGTTTTTGGTTCGTATCTCGCACTTTTAGCCGTAGGATTAGACAATAATATTTATGCACAAGTAGCCTTGGTCATGCTTATAGGACTACTGGCCAAAAATGCCATTTTGATAGTCGAGTTTGCCATGGCGCAAAACAAGCTAGGGCAAGATATTACTGAAGCTGCCATAGAAGGTGCTAGACTTCGTTTTAGACCTATCTTAATGACATCATTTGCTTTTATATCAGGACTTATACCATTGTGTATTGCCTCTGGAGCTGGTGCAATTGGTAACCGTTCTATTGGTACTGCTGCTGCAGGAGGAATGTTAATAGGAACCATTTTTGGACTTATTATCATACCTGGACTTTATATCCTGTTTGCAAAAATGGAAAAAGCAATGAAAAAATAAACTTAAACAATGAAAAAATCACTCAATAACTCAAAATACATTTTAATAGTAGCATCTGCTATGTTGTTAACTGCTTGTTCTGCCCCTAGGGTGGCAGAACCGCAGAAAGCAAAAGCATTACCTGAAAATTTTGATGCTAAACGCAAAAAAGCAACTGCCAATCAGGAAGAGTTTACTCCTCTTAAAACAGCTAGCTACTTTAAAGATCCTGAATTAGAAAAATTATTGGATAAGGCTATTCTTCAAAATCCTGATTATTTAATCCTTCAGGAGAGAATACTAATAGCTAACTCTCATCTAAAAGTAGCAAAACTAGCGTTGTTACCTTCATTTGATATTGTAGCAGATGCATCGGGTACGCATTATGGTAAATATACTATGGATGGTGTAGGTAACTTTGATACTAACCTATCTCAGAATATCTCAGAGAGACAAAGAATTGCTACAGATTTAACTCCAAACTTATTCCTTGCAGGAAAAGTTTCATGGGAAGCTGATATCTGGGGGAAACTTAGCAACCGAAAAAAGGCTGCACGACAAAGGTATTTTGCATCAAAAGAAGGAATGCGATTGCTACAAACTAGATTACTAAGTGATATTGCATCGCTTTATTACAACCTAGTAGCACTAGATAAACAAGCAGCTATTTATAAAAATAACCTAGCAACACAGCAACGCGCTCTTGATATTGTTTCTGCTCAAAGATCAGTCGGGAAAGCTACAGAACTTGCAGTACAACAGTTCAATGCTCAAAACAATAATATTCTTGCTGAGGCTGAACAATTAAACTTGAGTATCGATCAAACTGAAAAAGCGATATTGAACCTACTAGGAGAATACGGTGGAACTGTGAGCAGAAGTAGCGATTTCTTATCAGGACATCTTGAAGTACTAAACCAAAAGATAAGTGTTGATTCTATAATCCATAACAGACCTGATGTAGCCGAAGCATATTTTGAATTATTAGCTACGAATGCAGATGCTAAATCGGCACGTGCTGCTTTTTTTCCAACTGTAAATTTGGGTGCTTATGGAGGTCTTAACTCTTTTTCTTTCCCAACATTTTTTGATAGCCAATCGTTTGCTTGGCAATTACTAGGCGGAATCTCAGCACCAATATTTAACAAAGGACAAATCAAACAAGACTTTTTTGTTGCCAACAAAAAACAACAAATTAGTTTCCTTAATTATCAGAATACGATAACTGTTGCCTATAATGAGCTAAGTGCTTTATTACACAGAACAGAAGCTTTCCAAGATGTTTTAACCTATAAATCAAAAGAGATTGAACACCTTGAAATAGCTGTAAATGTCTCAAATGATCTGTATGTGAGTGGCTATGCTAATTATCTTGAAATAATTAGTGCTCAAAAAAATAAACTTCAAGCCGAATTGGACTTTGTAGATATACAATTAAAAAATGCTGATTCACAAGTTTTATTATATAAAGCTTTGGGCGGAGGAATAAATTAAAGTTAGGTTGGTTACCGGATTACTTCTTTTTAAAATAATCCAAAACAAAAAGGAGGAGCATTGCTCCTCCTTTTTTTATTCACTTTCAATAGTAACTCTATTTCAACACATTAGATATATAAAATCAGTTACCACTACTTCAAAAATATTCTCTAAAACGTGTAATCAAATTGAAAATAACACAAAAAACTCTTTGAATTTATCTCGGTATTTGTGGACGTTCCATTTTATACTGTCTGCCTGATAGGGTTTTAATAAAAGCTACCAAAGCTACAATTTCGTCATCATCAAGATTTAAAGGCTGTAATAGCACATCTGTATGTGGAAATAATGGATCGGCTGCTTTCTCACTCTCTGTTGGATCAATCATATGCATCCCGCTATTATAAATATTAACGATTCCCGTCATATTATCAAAAAAACCATTGTGCATCCATGGCCCGGTGTACATTACATCTCGAAGAGAAGGAGTTCTGAATTTCCCAACATCTTCTGCCTTTTTAGTAACATGATACAATCCCAAATCTTCGTACTCTCTTTTGTAATACGTAAGACCAATATTATGGAATGATTCGTCTGTAAAATACTTCCCAGAATGGCAATTCATACAACGTGCCTTGGTACGAAAAAGATGCAAACCGTGTAATTCCTCATCGGACAACTTAGAATAATCTCCATCAATAAAAGCATCAAATCGGCTTCTTTTACTAAGTATCGTTTTTTGGAAAGTAGCCAATGATTGCAGGATTTTTTCATAAGATACATCGGTACTTCCGTAAGCGTTTTGGAATAAAACGGCATAGCCTTTTACTTTTTTAATTTTTTTAGCCAAACTCTTCGGATCCATATTCATTTCATGATGAGCAGTAATTGGTCCCTGCGCCTGCTCTTCTAAAGTAGCCGCACGACCATCCCAAAAAAATGTTTTTCGTGCATGGATGTTATACAAAGACGGTGTATTTCTCTTTCCTTGCAAATGATCATTTCCTAAAGAGACTTCTCTCCCATCGCCCCAAGCCAATTCTGGATCATGACAACTGCTGCAAGAAACCTGATTAGAACCTGAAAGTTTGGGATCAAAGAAAAGCATCTGACCCAATAGCGCTTTGGGATCATCCAATCTTTCATAATAACTCGTGTCAACAGCCAAGGATTCAAATTCTTCCCAAACTACACCTTTGTCAATAGTAGGCTGTGGCCATTGATTTACTGGTTTACTATAAAGTTCACGCCAATTAGAATTTGTTATTTTTTCACTCAATGTAGCACTAAAACTCAATAGTGAATGAACAACGCCAATGGAGAGAATTAAGAAAAGGGTTTTAAATAAAATAGACTTCATTATAAAGCAATAGTAATTTTGTAATACCTACTAAAACGTCAAACCAAGTGACATTTGAAAATAAGTATTGTTTTTGTTTTTAGAATAATTGTAGTAATCTAGATCTGTTTTGACGAAAAAATTAAGATCTGCATCATATTTATAATCCCATCGCGTACCCAAATTCATTTTGGTATAAGCAGCCGATAAATAAGCAAAATTGTGATCCAACATTTCAAAAATTTGATTTGTTTTCATGCGATCGCTCAATTTCATATTAGAATCCAA
The nucleotide sequence above comes from Flavobacterium branchiarum. Encoded proteins:
- a CDS encoding efflux RND transporter permease subunit, with the protein product MIEMFIKRKILSLIISVMIVLLGILALFQLPITQFPDIVPPSVTVTAKYTGANAEVSANAVALPLERAINGVPGMTYMSTVTSNDGLTLIQVFFEVGTDPDLAAVNVQNRVTTILDELPEEVIRAGVTTEKEVNSMLMYLNVTSTDEIQDEQFIFNFTDINILQELKRIDGVGRAEIMGQKEYSMRVWLDPQKMLSYNISANEVINSLQKQNISAAPGKVGEGSGQLDSQVQYVIKYGGKFFEPKQYEEVPLRANSDGTILKLKDVAKIELGSMSYGMVSKTDGKPSASIMLKQRPGSNASEVIASVKAKMAELKGSSFPPGMNYNIAYDVSRFLDASIDEVLVTLVEAFLLVAFVVFIFLQDWRSTLIPVLAVPVALIGSFTFMSMMGFSINLLTLFALVLSIGIVVDNAIVVVEAVHVKITEEHMDPLPATISAMKEITGAVIAITIVMAAVFIPVAFLSGPVGVFYRQFSLTMAISIVISGINALTLTPALCAIMLRAHDPNKEKTSLLDRFFVRFNRWFDNITSKYIKVLSKFADRSSITIGLLVLFCVLTWGTSVFLPSGFIPAEDQGMVYVNVTTPQGATVERTDKVLDEVTRIAKEIEGVDNVTTLAGYSIVTEIAGASYGMGMINLKGWDDRDISVNEFIALLSERTKGIADAQIEIFAPPTVPGFGNTSGFEMRLLDKSGGSISNTDEVTKNFIKELNASPEIQNSFSSFDATFPQYLIHIDYDMAAKKGVSVDNAMSTLQTMLGSFYATNFIRFSQMYKVMVQASPEFRKNPESILDMYLKNDAGEMVPFSTFIKLERVYGPEVLTRYNMYMSAMINGEPAAGFSSGEAIAAVEKLAAEKLPSKFELEWSGMTREEILSGNQTIYIFALCLLFVYLLLAAQYESLLLPFPVLLSLPVGVFGSYLALLAVGLDNNIYAQVALVMLIGLLAKNAILIVEFAMAQNKLGQDITEAAIEGARLRFRPILMTSFAFISGLIPLCIASGAGAIGNRSIGTAAAGGMLIGTIFGLIIIPGLYILFAKMEKAMKK
- a CDS encoding TolC family protein; the protein is MKKSLNNSKYILIVASAMLLTACSAPRVAEPQKAKALPENFDAKRKKATANQEEFTPLKTASYFKDPELEKLLDKAILQNPDYLILQERILIANSHLKVAKLALLPSFDIVADASGTHYGKYTMDGVGNFDTNLSQNISERQRIATDLTPNLFLAGKVSWEADIWGKLSNRKKAARQRYFASKEGMRLLQTRLLSDIASLYYNLVALDKQAAIYKNNLATQQRALDIVSAQRSVGKATELAVQQFNAQNNNILAEAEQLNLSIDQTEKAILNLLGEYGGTVSRSSDFLSGHLEVLNQKISVDSIIHNRPDVAEAYFELLATNADAKSARAAFFPTVNLGAYGGLNSFSFPTFFDSQSFAWQLLGGISAPIFNKGQIKQDFFVANKKQQISFLNYQNTITVAYNELSALLHRTEAFQDVLTYKSKEIEHLEIAVNVSNDLYVSGYANYLEIISAQKNKLQAELDFVDIQLKNADSQVLLYKALGGGIN
- a CDS encoding cytochrome-c peroxidase, producing MKSILFKTLFLILSIGVVHSLLSFSATLSEKITNSNWRELYSKPVNQWPQPTIDKGVVWEEFESLAVDTSYYERLDDPKALLGQMLFFDPKLSGSNQVSCSSCHDPELAWGDGREVSLGNDHLQGKRNTPSLYNIHARKTFFWDGRAATLEEQAQGPITAHHEMNMDPKSLAKKIKKVKGYAVLFQNAYGSTDVSYEKILQSLATFQKTILSKRSRFDAFIDGDYSKLSDEELHGLHLFRTKARCMNCHSGKYFTDESFHNIGLTYYKREYEDLGLYHVTKKAEDVGKFRTPSLRDVMYTGPWMHNGFFDNMTGIVNIYNSGMHMIDPTESEKAADPLFPHTDVLLQPLNLDDDEIVALVAFIKTLSGRQYKMERPQIPR